A window of Maioricimonas rarisocia genomic DNA:
CCACGGAACCACGGAACCACGGAACCACGGAACCACGGAGGCACGGAGGCACGGAGGCACGGAGGCACGGAACCACGGAGGCACGGAGTTGTTTGTCGTGCCACGGCTCTGCGAGCCGTGCGATCACTCGCTGGCGCTTCGTGCTGGTCCTGGGACGCATGCAGAGAGCCTCCTGCCGGCTGCGCCGGGCGCGGTTGGCGAGCAACCGCGGGTACCCGATTCCTCAAGCCTCGCGTCTCGAGCCTCAAGCCTGACTCGCCACGCCCATCACTCCGCTTCGCTCCAGGGATGTGCCACACTCAAGTTGGCTTGTACGCAGGCAGCAATGCACCCGTCCTACCGGCGTTTGATCTGACTGACAATCGTCGGATCTTTGATATTCGTGTCGTCCGCCAGCAGAAACGCCTTGC
This region includes:
- a CDS encoding DUF7737 domain-containing protein, yielding MFLPFEGDNTMSIILSKAFLLADDTNIKDPTIVSQIKRR